Proteins from one Desmodus rotundus isolate HL8 chromosome 9, HLdesRot8A.1, whole genome shotgun sequence genomic window:
- the PEX12 gene encoding peroxisome assembly protein 12: MAEHGAHIATASVRDDQPSIFEVVAQDSLMTAVRPALQHVVKVLAESNPARYGFFWRWFDEIFALLDLLLQQHYLSKTSASFSENFYGLKRIVTGDTHKLQRLASAGLPKKQLWKSVMFLVLLPYLKVKLEKLVASLREEDEYSIHPPSSRWKRFYRAFLAAYPFVNMAWEGWFLVQQLRYILGKAQHHSPLLSLAGVRLGRLTVQDIQALEHRPAEASVMHQPARSVTEKIKSALKKAVGGVALSLSTGLSVGVFFLQFLEWWYSSENQETIKSLTALPTPPPPVHLDYNSDSPLLPKLKTVCPLCRKTRVNDTVLATSGYVFCYRCVLIYVRSHQACPVTGYPTEVQHLIKLYSPDH; the protein is encoded by the exons ATGGCTGAGCACGGGGCGCACATCGCCACTGCTTCCGTGCGGGATGACCAGCCATCCATCTTTGAGGTGGTAGCACAGGACAGTTTAATGACCGCAGTGAGACCCGCCCTTCAGCACGTGGTCAAG GTTCTTGCCGAATCAAATCCTGCCCGCTATGGCTTCTTTTGGAGGTGGTTTGATGAAATCTTTGCCTTACTAGATCTTCTGCTCCAGCAGCATTATTTGTCTAAAACCAGTGCCTCATTTTCTGAAAACTTTTACGGCTTAAAGCGGATTGTAACGGGGGACACACACAAGCTTCAGAGACTGGCCAGTGCTGGTCTCCCAAAGAAGCAACTTTGGAAGTCAGTTATGTTCCTGGTTCTCCTTCCATATCTGAAAGTGAAGCTGGAGAAGCTGGTTGCTAGCCTGAGAGAAGAGGATGAATATTCTATCCATCCCCCTTCCTCCCGCTGGAAACGATTTTACAGAGCCTTCCTGGCAGCCTATCCATTTGTTAACATGGCCTGGGAAGGCTGGTTTCTTGTACAACAACTTCGATACATCCTGGGAAAAGCTCAGCATCACTCACCACTGCTAAGTCTGGCTGGAGTCCGGCTTGGTCGACTCACGGTTCAGGATATACAAGCTCTGGAGCACAGACCAGCTGAAGCCAGCGTGATGCACCAACCAGCCAGGAG TGTCACTGAGAAGATAAAGTCGGCTCTGAAAAAAGCGGTGGGGGGTGTTGCCTTATCCCTCTCTACGGGCCTTTCTGTGGGCGTGTTCTTCCTACAGTTCCTTGAGTGGTGGTACTCATCTGAAAATCAAGAAACCATCAAATCACTGACCGCCCTGCCTACACCCCCCCCACCTGTCCACCTGGACTACAATTCTGATTCTCCCCTGTTACCCAAACTGAAGACTGTGTGCCCACTGTGCCGCAAAACCCGGGTGAACGACACTGTCCTTGCCACCTCTGGCTATGTGTTTTGTTACCGCTGTGTGTTAATTTATGTGAGGAGTCACCAAGCCTGCCCCGTCACGGGTTACCCGACAGAAGTGCAGCATCTGATTAAACTGTACTCCCCGGACCACTGA